A genomic stretch from Arachis stenosperma cultivar V10309 chromosome 3, arast.V10309.gnm1.PFL2, whole genome shotgun sequence includes:
- the LOC130966704 gene encoding uncharacterized protein LOC130966704, with protein MAGSTRTTRKEGNVPVEHECPLNILPPDIWVRIATKVASNSIHDLFNMQASCKVFLDAASSKAVYKHATMRGLTEYFWIAHRGIGMELLPRASTESSVEAGYLFAMLLLCDHENEEEVLNGVEMLESIRTSEKVERCREFFADIF; from the exons ATGGCTGGATCTACCAGGACAACCAGAAAGGAAGGGAATGTGCCCGTCGAGCATGAATGTCCGCTGAATATTCTTCCTCCCGATATATGGGTGAGGATTGCCACTAAGGTTGCATCGAATTCGATTCATGATCTATTCAACATGCAGGCGAGTTGCAAGGTTTTTCTGGATGCAGCGAGTTCCAAAGCTGTGTACAAACATGCGACGATGCGG GGGTTGACGGAGTATTTCTGGATTGCCCATCGTGGCATTGGGATGGAACTGCTTCCTAGGGCCTCGACAGAGAGCAGCGTCGAAGCAGGTTACCTGTTTGCCATGTTGCTACTGTGTGATCACGAGAACGAAGAAGAAGTGCTAAATGGTGTTGAAATGTTAGAGTCTATCCGTACTTCTGAAAAGGTCGAAAGGTGCAGGGAGTTCTTCGCGGACATTTTCTGA